From a region of the uncultured Draconibacterium sp. genome:
- a CDS encoding DUF1080 domain-containing protein: MNKLKPIILLIAIALTAFVPVQAQRVESDSPLIGKWDLTINMTQQQIENLGLFRHGLMASDGFPGWLMVKLSGFSTLTGYYVGYEGSARPIAEVVYDEATDKYHFTIPPQWMDIDDLYFEFSLKDDKLTGYQMLDGNKLEWTGVRAPSLKRTAPPIWGNPIEMITENMEKWVIPQNNKFQMIDGVMVNTESGGNLISIQKFEDFKLHVEFRYPAGSNSGIYLRGRHELQIEDSKGRTDDVSIGGIYGFIAPAVYAANAPGEWQTYDVTLVGRHVTVLLNGTEIISNRPIPGITGGSLDSKEGEPGPFQIQGDHGPVEFRKFTVTPAVN, from the coding sequence ATGAACAAACTAAAACCTATTATTTTATTAATTGCAATTGCACTAACGGCTTTTGTTCCGGTGCAGGCACAGCGCGTTGAAAGCGACTCGCCATTAATTGGCAAGTGGGATTTAACTATTAATATGACTCAACAACAGATCGAAAATCTCGGTCTTTTCCGACATGGGTTGATGGCTTCCGACGGTTTCCCCGGATGGCTTATGGTTAAATTATCTGGTTTCTCTACCTTAACCGGATATTATGTTGGGTACGAAGGTAGTGCCCGGCCAATTGCCGAAGTAGTTTACGATGAAGCTACGGATAAATATCATTTCACTATTCCACCGCAATGGATGGATATTGATGATTTGTATTTTGAGTTTTCGCTAAAAGACGATAAGCTTACAGGCTATCAAATGCTCGATGGTAATAAACTGGAATGGACAGGTGTTCGGGCTCCTTCGCTTAAAAGAACTGCACCGCCAATTTGGGGAAATCCTATTGAGATGATTACCGAAAATATGGAAAAATGGGTGATTCCACAGAACAACAAGTTTCAAATGATTGATGGTGTAATGGTTAACACCGAATCGGGTGGAAACCTGATTAGTATTCAGAAATTTGAGGATTTTAAACTTCACGTTGAATTCCGTTACCCGGCAGGAAGTAACAGTGGAATTTATCTTCGTGGCCGTCACGAATTGCAGATTGAAGATTCTAAAGGAAGAACCGACGATGTGAGTATTGGTGGTATCTACGGCTTTATTGCACCTGCGGTTTATGCGGCTAATGCACCGGGCGAATGGCAAACTTATGACGTGACACTGGTTGGGCGTCATGTTACCGTTTTGCTGAATGGAACAGAAATTATTTCCAATCGACCTATTCCCGGAATTACAGGTGGCTCGTTGGATAGCAAAGAAGGAGAACCTGGCCCATTTCAGATTCAGGGTGATCACGGACCAGTAGAATTCCGCAAATTTACCGTTACTCCGGCGGTTAACTAG